The Ziziphus jujuba cultivar Dongzao chromosome 7, ASM3175591v1 genome includes a region encoding these proteins:
- the LOC107424520 gene encoding F-box protein At4g35733 produces MACKTMERRRVNWCELPPELFSMICHYLDAPVDILRFRSVCNTWRASFPPFQYGTLPPLPLKFPCPFATGKDAFLSETTIYRLEPSNGNSDPSSSTTLPSKSCLVKIEDTHSGELFSIRRVEEPNCPFPKDLSLLDFRLVKLGKSYGLDYLSYIYPVSGVTKVIRYPDTSSPSSASANYAEVKFSIFVIYDGGKLGYAKSGHRALTHIDVHDRITDYHDIIVHKGKAYVVDKWGTISCINDSSLELTQVSPPSSSIGLQLGGRKHLVESCGELYLVDRYFDPYDDTKANHQRPHVPYLGRIIRNGIVNPVVVRRNIIRGKTIGFKAYKLGNDWGNWVEVTNLGDRAFILNDDIAFSVSASEFDGCRGNCIYFKDRNKSNLFAFGRNVSVFNLEDRSISKVRWSKRIRYSNMHLNRKLWILDCSNSSEETACVKGRE; encoded by the exons ATGGCGTGCAAAACTATGGAGCGAAGGAGAGTGAACTGGTGCGAGCTTCCGCCGGAGCTATTCTCGATGATCTGCCACTACCTCGACGCACCGGTTGACATTCTCCGATTCCGCAGTGTATGTAATACGTGGCGTGCCTCATTCCCTCCATTTCAATATGGGACTCTTCCTCCTTTACCCCTCAAATTCCCCTGCCCATTTGCCACCGGAAAAGACGCTTTTCTCTCTGAAACCACCATCTATCGTCTGGAGCCTTCCAATGGTAACTCAGATCCTTCTTCTTCAACCACCCTTCCTTCAAAGTCCTGTTTGGTCAAAATTGAAGACACCCATTCTGGAGAGTTGTTCTCCATTCGCCGTGTCGAAGAACCCAATTGTCCTTTTCCAAAGGATTTGAGTTTGTTGGACTTTCGGCTGGTGAAATTAGGCAAATCTTATGGACTCGACTACCTGAGTTACATTTACCCCGTAAGTGGTGTTACTAAAGTAATTCGATACCCTGAtacatcatcaccatcatcagcATCAGCAAATTACGCTGaagtaaaattttcaattttcgtAATTTACGACGGAGGGAAACTGGGTTACGCCAAATCTGGGCATCGAGCACTGACCCACATCGATGTTCATGATCGGATTACTGATTACCACGATATTATTGTCCATAAAGGAAAAGCATATGTCGTAGACAAGTGGGGAACAATTTCATGCATTAACGACTCGTCGTTGGAGTTGACCCAAGTTTCACCGCCATCTTCTTCGATTGGTTTGCAATTGGGTGGTCGAAAACATTTGGTAGAGTCGTGcggagagctttacttagttgATAGATACTTCGATCCTTATGACGATACGAAGGCAAACCACCAACGTCCTCATGTTCCTTATCTTGGTCGTATTATTCGTAATGGAATAGTTAACCCAGTAGTGGTCCGCAGAAATATAATTCGTGGGAAAACCATTGGTTTCAAAGCTTATAAGCTGGGAAATGATTGGGGCAATTGGGTGGAGGTGACAAACTTGGGTGATCGGGCATTTATATTGAATGATGATATTGCTTTCTCTGTTTCAGCTTCTGAATTTGATGGATGCAGAGGGAATTGCATCTATTTCAAGGATAGGAATAAAAGTAATTTATTCGCATTTGGTCGGAATGTTTCTGTCTTTAATTTAGAGGATCGTAGCATTAGTAAAGTTCGGTGGTCCAAACGTATTCGATACTCTAATATGCATCTCAATAGAAAGCTATGGATATTGGACTGTTCAAATTCCTCCGAAGAAACTGCCTGT GTCAAAGGAAGAGAATGA
- the LOC107424488 gene encoding F-box protein SKIP23 encodes METRSVNWSELPRELLSMIGNILDTWINVLRFHSVCNSWRSSISPFHQTDLPPPLKIPFRCSTPQEQRIFLSKHTIYRLEPIHGNNNTDFSNSNSISARLPSKACLVKVPETRGPFHANRIVVGHPASVPNFLSSLDFRMVKLGKSYGLSYIDLVWYMIWMSKVIKYPDTAASAFLENCSIFVIYNGGKLGYVNCGDQKLTFKDGRIIDDCDDIVVYVRVWAHVYVNDLGLKRTVSWKLKLTRFLAPLLGSGGGQKYLVESCGQLYMVDKYFENDDEQKKIEGQGPSNGTRRIFTYGGALTDGEHYKRMRPLGQGKKTIDFKVYKIDEEGGNWVQVANLGA; translated from the exons ATGGAGACGAGGAGCGTGAATTGGAGTGAGCTTCCGAGGGAGCTACTATCAATGATCGGTAACATTCTTGATACTTGGATCAACGTTCTCCGATTCCATAGCGTCTGCAATTCATGGCGTTCGTCAATCTCTCCATTTCATCAAACGGATCTTCCTCCACCTCTTAAAATCCCTTTTCGATGTTCCACCCCACAAGAACAACGGATATTCCTCTCAAAACATACCATCTACCGTCTAGAACCAATCCATGGAAACAATAATACAgacttttcaaattcaaattcaatatcTGCTCGGCTTCCTTCAAAGGCATGTTTGGTTAAGGTTCCAGAGACTAGAGGTCCATTCCACGCCAATCGAATTGTTGTTGGCCACCCAGCTTCAGTTCCAAACTTTCTGAGTTCGTTAGATTTTAGGATGGTCAAGTTAGGCAAATCTTATGGACTCAGTTATATCGATCTCGTTTGGTACATGATCTGGATGAGTAAAGTAATCAAGTACCCTGATACAGCAGCATCCGCTTTCTTGGAAAATTGTTCAATTTTCGTAATCTACAATGGAGGAAAGTTGGGTTACGTCAACTGCGGAGATCAAAAACTAACCTTCAAGGATGGTCGAATCATTGATGATTGCGATGACATAGTTGTTTATGTTAGAGTTTGGGCCCATGTatatgtgaatgatttgggccTCAAAAG AACTGTTTCTTGGAAGTTGAAGCTTACACGATTTTTGGCACCGCTGTTGGGTTCGGGAGGTGGTCAGAAATATTTAGTGGAGTCATGTGGACAGCTTTATATGGTTGATAAGTACTTTGAAAATGATGATGAACAGAAAAAGATAGAAGGGCAAGGTCCTTCCAATGGTACTCGTCGTATTTTCACGTATGGGGGTGCTCTTACTGATGGTGAACATTATAAAAGAATGAGGCCGCTTGGCCAGGGCAAGAAGACAATTGATTTCAAGGTTTATAAGATTGATGAAGAAGGGGGCAACTGGGTGCAAGTGGCCAACTTGGGTGCCTGA
- the LOC107424487 gene encoding F-box protein At2g26160-like yields MQSQLKKDSCGTMERERAVNWSELPTEILSMIGNSLDPPVDFLRFRSICNSWRSSITRFHPICLPSPLKFPCPFGTGQDAFLSETTIYRIKPPPSNDDHNSNLSKSCLVKFDETEPGNHPYWIRQIIINNSNNNVPQILSMLDFPIVKIGKSNRLNYLNFSSSIIGVSKVIRYPDNTSLAYSEDCSIFIIYDGGKLGFAKYGDQSPTLVDDRITDYNDLIVYKGQLYVVDKCGTVWWIQFPSLKLTQFSPPLLGSGDRKHLVESCGELYVVDRYLDNNQSQGQDPNHHRRITIHRRRQGPLLRRINTEIRGDLAWGKTVDFKVYKLDETWGKWVEVTDLGDQAFILGGDISFSVSVSDFDACKGNCIYFKDRYDCSLFSFDQDGCVFNLVDRSIDKYRWSWPLCFSNLHLNRKLWILDCSNPPIIEPVTSMESVSATCQLPS; encoded by the coding sequence ATGCAAAGTCAACTGAAGAAAGATTCGTGTGGAACAATGGAGAGGGAGAGAGCAGTGAACTGGAGTGAGCTTCCGACGGAGATATTGTCAATGATTGGAAACAGCCTCGATCCTCCAGTGGACTTTCTCCGATTCCGCAGCATCTGCAATTCATGGCGTTCATCTATCACTCGCTTCCATCCGATTTGTCTTCCCTCACCTCTCAAATTCCCATGTCCATTCGGCACCGGACAAGACGCTTTTCTCTCGGAAACGACCATATACCGTATCAAACCACCACCGTCCAACGACGACCACAATTCAAATCTTTCAAAGTCGTGTTTGGTTAAATTCGATGAGACTGAACCCGGTAACCATCCTTACTGGATCCGCCAAATCATcatcaacaacagcaacaacaacgtCCCACAAATTCTGAGTATGTTGGACTTCCCGATTGTGAAGATAGGCAAATCCAATAGACTCAACTATCTGAATTTCAGTTCCTCCATTATTGGGGTTAGTAAAGTAATTCGGTACCCCGATAATACATCTTTGGCTTATTCGGAAGATTGttcaattttcattatttatgaTGGTGGCAAATTGGGTTTTGCCAAGTATGGGGATCAGAGCCCAACACTTGTTGACGATCGGATTACCGATTATAACGATCTGATTGTGTACAAAGGGCAATTGTATGTTGTGGACAAGTGCGGAACAGTTTGGTGGATACAATTTCCATCTTTGAAGCTGACCCAATTTTCGCCTCCTCTGTTGGGTTCCGGTGATCGGAAGCACTTAGTGGAGTCATGTGGAGAGCTTTATGTGGTTGATAGGTACCTTGATAATAACCAAAGCCAAGGTCAGGATCCTAATCATCATCGTCGTATTACAATTCATCGTCGGCGTCAAGGTCCTCTTCTTCGGAGAATCAACACAGAGATCAGGGGTGATTTAGCTTGGGGAAAGACGGTAGATTTCAAGGTTTATAAGCTAGATGAAACTTGGGGCAAATGGGTGGAGGTGACAGACTTGGGTGATCAAGCTTTTATATTGGGCGGTGACATATCTTTTTCTGTCTCCGTTTCTGATTTCGATGCGTGCAAAGGGAATTGCATATATTTCAAAGATAGATATGACTGcagtttattttcatttgatCAGGATGGTTGTGTCTTTAACTTGGTCGATCGGAGCATTGATAAATATCGTTGGTCGTGGCCTCTTTGCTTCTCTAATCTGCATCTCAACAGAAAGCTATGGATTTTGGACTGCTCCAATCCTCCGATAATTGAACCAGTCACTTCCATGGAATCAGTCAGTGCCACTTGCCAATTGCCAAGTTAA